The following proteins are co-located in the Sporosarcina pasteurii genome:
- a CDS encoding methylglyoxal synthase, whose amino-acid sequence MKIALIAHDEKKNEMVNFTIAYEHFFQKQELYSTGTTGKRIMAETNLKIERLMSGPLGGDQQIGAMIATDDIDLIIFFRDPLTAQPHEPDVSALLRLCDVYRIPLATNSATAELLLKSIESGDFDWRKHMKQ is encoded by the coding sequence ATGAAGATTGCTTTAATCGCCCATGACGAAAAGAAGAATGAGATGGTCAACTTCACCATTGCATACGAACATTTTTTTCAAAAGCAGGAGCTTTATTCGACGGGCACAACGGGTAAAAGAATTATGGCCGAGACGAACTTAAAAATCGAACGGTTAATGTCAGGACCTTTAGGGGGCGACCAACAAATCGGGGCGATGATTGCAACGGATGACATCGATTTAATTATTTTCTTCCGCGATCCGCTCACGGCTCAACCCCACGAACCAGACGTAAGTGCTTTGCTGCGACTTTGTGATGTTTACCGAATTCCACTCGCAACAAATAGCGCAACCGCCGAGCTTCTTCTTAAGTCGATTGAAAGCGGCGATTTTGATTGGCGAAAACATATGAAGCAATAA
- a CDS encoding enoyl-CoA hydratase translates to MSYQTIKLKKEGRLAQLILNRPDAMNAMDEVMMKELADAFEALQQDQSVQVLLIHGEGRAFSAGGDIKKMVDPTRPMEIDKVMVDVSRLALALYRLPQITIATVHGAAAGLGFSLVLGCDYIIAEEESKLAMNFIGIGLVPDGAGHFFLKERVGVPEAKKIIWSGKVMQGKEALEVGLADEIVVEGQALKAGKLYAEKLLASPIAAMIATKKILHDGKIADLENILKLESESQIAMRKTTDHIEGIKAFVEKRKPVFVGE, encoded by the coding sequence TTGTCATATCAGACAATAAAGTTAAAAAAAGAAGGGCGTTTAGCACAGTTAATCCTTAATCGTCCAGATGCGATGAATGCGATGGATGAGGTAATGATGAAAGAGTTAGCAGATGCTTTTGAAGCACTACAGCAAGATCAATCTGTGCAAGTATTGCTAATCCATGGGGAAGGACGGGCATTTTCGGCAGGAGGAGATATTAAGAAAATGGTAGATCCGACGCGGCCGATGGAAATTGATAAAGTGATGGTAGACGTATCTCGCTTAGCGCTAGCATTATATCGTTTACCGCAAATTACAATTGCAACTGTCCATGGCGCAGCGGCAGGATTAGGATTTAGTTTAGTGTTAGGATGCGATTATATTATCGCAGAGGAAGAAAGTAAGTTAGCGATGAACTTTATCGGAATTGGCTTAGTGCCTGATGGGGCAGGACACTTTTTCTTAAAGGAACGTGTGGGCGTTCCGGAAGCGAAGAAAATCATTTGGTCCGGGAAAGTGATGCAAGGGAAAGAAGCGCTAGAAGTCGGCTTAGCTGATGAAATTGTCGTTGAAGGGCAGGCATTAAAAGCTGGCAAACTTTATGCAGAAAAGTTATTAGCATCGCCAATTGCGGCAATGATTGCAACGAAGAAAATATTGCACGACGGTAAAATCGCAGATCTCGAAAATATTCTTAAGTTGGAAAGTGAATCACAAATCGCGATGCGGAAAACAACTGATCATATAGAAGGAATAAAAGCTTTTGTTGAAAAAAGAAAGCCTGTGTTTGTAGGAGAGTAA
- a CDS encoding coproporphyrinogen III oxidase yields MQKIKVDASFAEDWIRMFAHLANLFFEQCEIITKEDSEAMDVHFTIEHQPNGEIVGQAKLITKESEFVATFSEQAVEGEQRLINRQLKRIHSHVFLEVLEQATEMTQSWGILTGIRPMKLYHKYRQEGLSSEQAIENLMTNYRVSREKSELLAHIASIQKKAVPDLYDLKKEVSIYIGIPFCPTKCAYCTFPAYAIRRTNGRVDSFLDGLHEEIREMGKWLSEKDMTITTIYFGGGTPTSIEAEEMDALYKTMYDSFPNMDKVREITVEAGRPDTITPEKIDVLKKWGIDRISVNPQSYTDETLKAIGRHHTVQETIDKFWLSRNMGMKNINMDLIIGLPNEGMEEFEHSLQETAKMQPESLTIHTLSFKRASAMSQNRERYKVADRKTVERMMKRGEKWTAENGYHPYYLYRQKNILGNLENVGYSKPGEESIYNIVIMEEVQTIIGVGCGASSKFIHPETGKITQFYNPKDPAAYIMTYDESIEKKLAHLDAIFPTVEKPV; encoded by the coding sequence ATGCAAAAAATAAAAGTAGATGCATCATTTGCGGAAGATTGGATTCGGATGTTTGCACATTTGGCGAATTTATTCTTCGAGCAATGTGAAATTATTACAAAGGAAGATTCTGAAGCGATGGATGTTCACTTTACAATTGAGCATCAGCCGAATGGTGAAATTGTTGGACAGGCAAAACTCATTACAAAAGAGTCTGAGTTTGTCGCAACGTTTTCGGAACAAGCAGTTGAAGGGGAACAAAGGCTCATCAATCGTCAACTAAAGCGTATTCATTCACATGTTTTCTTGGAAGTATTGGAACAAGCAACTGAGATGACACAGTCTTGGGGGATATTAACGGGCATCCGTCCGATGAAACTTTATCATAAATATCGTCAAGAAGGGCTTAGTTCAGAACAAGCGATTGAAAACTTGATGACGAACTACCGAGTGTCTCGCGAAAAAAGTGAATTGCTTGCGCATATCGCCTCAATTCAAAAGAAAGCAGTCCCAGACTTATATGACTTGAAAAAAGAAGTGAGTATCTATATCGGAATTCCATTTTGTCCGACAAAATGTGCGTATTGTACGTTTCCTGCTTATGCCATTCGTCGAACAAATGGACGAGTCGATTCATTTTTAGATGGCTTGCACGAAGAAATTCGTGAAATGGGGAAATGGTTATCTGAAAAGGATATGACCATCACAACGATTTATTTTGGCGGTGGCACACCAACTTCCATTGAAGCAGAAGAAATGGATGCCTTATACAAAACGATGTATGATTCATTCCCAAATATGGACAAAGTAAGGGAAATCACTGTCGAAGCAGGTCGCCCGGATACAATCACGCCTGAAAAAATTGACGTGTTGAAGAAATGGGGCATAGACCGAATCAGTGTCAATCCGCAATCTTATACAGATGAAACGTTAAAGGCAATTGGTCGCCATCATACGGTTCAAGAGACAATTGATAAGTTTTGGCTATCTAGAAATATGGGCATGAAAAACATTAATATGGATTTAATTATCGGATTGCCCAATGAAGGCATGGAAGAATTTGAACATTCCTTGCAAGAAACGGCGAAAATGCAGCCTGAGTCGCTTACAATTCATACATTATCATTTAAGCGGGCATCTGCAATGTCACAAAATAGAGAGCGATATAAAGTTGCGGACCGCAAAACGGTGGAACGAATGATGAAGCGCGGTGAGAAATGGACTGCTGAAAACGGCTACCATCCTTATTACTTATATCGTCAAAAAAATATCTTAGGCAACTTGGAGAATGTAGGGTACTCAAAACCAGGTGAGGAAAGTATATATAATATCGTCATTATGGAAGAAGTGCAGACGATTATTGGTGTTGGTTGTGGAGCCTCGAGTAAATTTATTCACCCGGAAACAGGGAAGATTACACAGTTTTACAATCCGAAAGATCCAGCAGCTTATATTATGACTTATGACGAATCGATTGAGAAGAAATTAGCACACTTAGATGCGATTTTCCCGACTGTGGAAAAACCAGTGTAG
- a CDS encoding YlbF family regulator — protein sequence MTVNIYDDLNRLEATFRKTAEFAEVKEAVDVVAADEEALAMFKNFREIQMQMQEKQMQGEEIGGDELEHAQKVAQLAQGNEKIMNMLQAEMKLSGLLEEVNRVLMKPVQEFYEKL from the coding sequence ATGACAGTAAACATTTACGACGATTTAAACCGATTAGAAGCAACGTTCAGAAAAACAGCAGAATTTGCTGAAGTGAAAGAAGCAGTAGATGTTGTAGCGGCTGATGAAGAGGCACTAGCAATGTTTAAAAACTTCCGTGAAATTCAAATGCAAATGCAAGAAAAACAAATGCAAGGTGAGGAAATTGGCGGCGATGAATTAGAGCACGCACAAAAAGTTGCGCAACTTGCACAAGGCAATGAAAAAATTATGAACATGCTTCAAGCTGAAATGAAATTAAGCGGACTTCTTGAAGAAGTGAACCGTGTACTTATGAAACCTGTTCAAGAGTTTTATGAGAAGCTTTAA
- a CDS encoding DUF445 family protein encodes MKRLNFLWTLLFMALIGALIGGFTNHLAIKMLFRPHEAKYIGSWRVPFTPGLIPKRRDELARQLGKTVTNYLLTPETFKKKLFTPEMEEKTENFLQEKLETYIFESDRTIHDWFELAGATNIADKAEQKALSVLNDQLETVRTRLTTGTVEEVLPEAWLSEAEKKIPQVTTYILQQADGYFQSSEGRAMLQKLIDDFLASKGTLGSMVNMFFGESDKLVSKVQKEALKFIAAPGTFTMLNTIIVNEWTKLQKRPVDELLADFDWDGLFNSVTEYAKRELDVERRLQQPLSAYWPNGANWTAVNLTPTLTRFAFDQAELQLEKSLRKLKIDDMVREQVNSFPVEVLEDLVLGISRREFKMITVLGAVLGGAIGIVQGLIVFVTNLS; translated from the coding sequence GTGAAGCGATTGAACTTTTTATGGACATTGTTGTTTATGGCATTGATTGGCGCATTAATTGGTGGGTTTACGAACCATTTGGCCATTAAAATGCTATTTCGACCACATGAAGCAAAATATATCGGTTCGTGGCGTGTTCCTTTTACGCCTGGGTTAATTCCGAAACGTCGGGATGAGCTTGCAAGACAATTAGGGAAAACGGTTACGAACTATTTATTAACCCCTGAAACATTTAAGAAGAAATTATTTACACCTGAAATGGAAGAGAAAACGGAGAACTTCCTTCAAGAGAAATTAGAAACGTATATTTTTGAGTCTGACCGAACGATCCATGATTGGTTCGAACTCGCGGGTGCTACGAATATTGCAGATAAAGCAGAACAGAAAGCATTGTCGGTATTAAATGACCAACTGGAAACCGTTCGTACAAGATTAACGACGGGGACGGTTGAAGAAGTACTTCCAGAAGCGTGGCTTTCAGAAGCAGAGAAGAAAATCCCACAAGTGACAACGTATATATTGCAACAAGCGGATGGGTATTTTCAATCTTCTGAAGGAAGAGCAATGCTTCAAAAGTTAATCGATGATTTTCTTGCATCGAAAGGGACACTTGGAAGTATGGTGAATATGTTTTTCGGAGAGTCCGATAAATTGGTCAGCAAAGTGCAGAAGGAAGCGTTGAAATTTATTGCAGCACCGGGTACTTTCACAATGCTGAACACTATTATTGTCAATGAATGGACAAAACTACAGAAACGTCCTGTTGATGAACTGCTCGCGGATTTTGATTGGGATGGCTTATTTAATTCCGTGACAGAGTACGCGAAAAGGGAATTGGATGTGGAAAGACGTTTACAACAACCATTATCCGCCTATTGGCCGAATGGGGCAAACTGGACGGCAGTCAATTTGACACCGACTTTAACAAGGTTTGCGTTTGACCAAGCAGAATTGCAATTAGAAAAGTCTTTACGTAAGTTAAAAATAGATGATATGGTTAGAGAACAGGTCAATTCATTCCCCGTAGAAGTACTAGAAGATTTAGTGCTCGGTATTTCTAGAAGAGAGTTTAAAATGATTACTGTGCTTGGTGCAGTGCTCGGGGGAGCGATTGGAATCGTACAAGGCCTAATTGTTTTTGTAACGAACTTATCTTAG
- a CDS encoding ferritin-like domain-containing protein, producing the protein MFIDQLKQSIEDEYRAYHYYKSMYKLTDDPLWKAFIEHAYEDEKSHYEMLQQLHYMLTGSFVQNPKKRLPCYALKDGAKQALLDELEGIETYKLMLLTVPIQQAYNPIFIAMHDEMEHAIRFSTMYNAL; encoded by the coding sequence GTGTTTATTGATCAATTAAAACAGTCCATTGAGGATGAATACAGAGCGTATCATTACTATAAATCGATGTACAAATTAACAGATGATCCGCTTTGGAAAGCTTTTATTGAACATGCCTATGAAGATGAAAAAAGTCATTACGAAATGTTGCAACAACTCCATTATATGCTGACTGGGTCATTTGTTCAAAATCCGAAGAAACGTTTACCTTGCTATGCATTAAAAGACGGTGCAAAACAAGCACTTCTTGATGAATTAGAAGGTATTGAAACGTATAAGCTCATGCTGCTGACCGTGCCGATTCAACAAGCGTATAATCCAATCTTTATTGCCATGCATGATGAAATGGAACATGCGATCCGGTTTTCAACGATGTATAACGCTTTATAA
- a CDS encoding YheE family protein → MLQHFQYKSMFENTQLPGWTFSFFFKNNRYAGEYLPDGQINWIGETPFEEENVKKMIHELMTFHVYD, encoded by the coding sequence ATGCTACAACATTTTCAGTACAAATCTATGTTTGAAAATACGCAATTACCAGGTTGGACATTTTCCTTCTTCTTCAAGAACAACAGATACGCAGGTGAATATTTACCAGACGGACAAATTAACTGGATAGGTGAGACGCCGTTTGAAGAGGAGAATGTAAAGAAGATGATTCATGAATTAATGACTTTTCATGTGTACGACTGA
- a CDS encoding ArgE/DapE family deacylase, whose amino-acid sequence MKEKIRKYINDNKEELFKTIQEVVRIKSVVGNEQEMQAYMKKKYEELNLIVHEVEPNYEKVSSHEAFIDSGIPFENRRNIIGIYKGKKMGKSLTINGHVDVVSPEPLANWTRDPWGGDIIGNKLYGRGSADMKAGLISNWFALKALIDLGYPIAGDVQLHSVIEEEAGGGGGTLACLEEGFLTDGYISTEPHNLNMTISHAGIMYFRVHVIGRTAHAGLAHEGINAISKMMKIFNALDKLNDLRANNVKFELYEKGSGQSVHLNLGVLNAGDWVSTVPGKATLEGRIGFIPGETRHDIKQLVHNTIMKAVEGDEWMDKNPPMLEWFGWSTDPWYQNPEDPFVKLFQETAEDVMNRKVDIIGRASGNDARFTQYYGKQGLCFGPVGENMHGPDECVHLDSVVEVTNVLANYVINWSESATILNEKKCKTYMKNA is encoded by the coding sequence TTGAAAGAGAAAATTCGAAAGTATATTAATGACAACAAAGAAGAATTATTCAAGACTATTCAAGAAGTTGTACGCATTAAAAGTGTTGTAGGTAACGAACAGGAAATGCAAGCTTACATGAAGAAGAAATATGAAGAGCTTAACTTAATCGTTCATGAGGTCGAGCCGAACTATGAAAAGGTATCTTCCCACGAAGCGTTTATAGATTCAGGTATTCCATTTGAAAATCGAAGAAATATTATCGGTATCTATAAAGGTAAGAAGATGGGGAAATCCTTAACAATCAATGGACATGTAGATGTCGTTTCGCCCGAACCTTTGGCAAACTGGACGAGAGATCCGTGGGGGGGCGATATCATCGGAAACAAGTTATATGGCCGAGGCTCAGCGGATATGAAAGCGGGACTTATTTCGAATTGGTTTGCATTGAAAGCGTTAATTGATTTAGGTTATCCGATTGCCGGAGACGTTCAATTGCATTCCGTCATTGAAGAAGAAGCGGGTGGTGGCGGGGGAACTTTAGCTTGTTTAGAAGAAGGATTCCTAACGGATGGATATATTTCTACTGAACCTCATAACTTAAACATGACGATTTCCCACGCAGGTATCATGTACTTCCGTGTGCATGTAATAGGAAGGACAGCTCATGCTGGTTTAGCGCATGAAGGTATAAATGCGATCTCAAAAATGATGAAAATCTTCAATGCATTGGATAAGCTGAATGACTTGCGGGCAAATAATGTGAAGTTTGAGTTGTATGAAAAAGGTTCAGGTCAATCTGTCCATTTAAATTTAGGCGTGTTGAATGCCGGCGATTGGGTTTCAACTGTTCCGGGGAAGGCGACGCTAGAAGGCCGGATCGGGTTCATCCCAGGAGAAACCCGTCATGATATTAAACAGCTTGTGCACAATACGATTATGAAAGCTGTTGAAGGTGATGAGTGGATGGATAAAAATCCTCCGATGCTTGAGTGGTTCGGATGGTCGACGGATCCATGGTATCAAAATCCCGAAGATCCTTTCGTAAAACTATTTCAAGAGACCGCGGAGGATGTCATGAATCGCAAAGTAGATATTATCGGAAGAGCGTCTGGAAATGACGCACGGTTTACACAGTATTACGGTAAACAAGGACTTTGTTTTGGTCCAGTTGGCGAAAATATGCATGGGCCCGATGAATGTGTCCACTTGGATAGCGTCGTAGAAGTGACGAATGTACTGGCGAATTATGTTATTAATTGGAGTGAAAGCGCAACGATTCTTAATGAAAAAAAGTGCAAAACTTATATGAAAAATGCTTAA
- a CDS encoding APC family permease, which translates to MVERTTLKRSLGVWAIVALGLGYMTPTVVFDTFGIVSKLTNGVVPTAYLVALVVMVLTAISYGKMVKAFPQAGSAYTYARETMGPHLGFLVGWASLLDYLLLPMVNALIIRIYMESLFPNVSVWIWVISYVVLVTAINMYSMQSTSSVNMILVVFTLVLIGTFLILATFQFANGMGEGTLLTINPLTNGNMELAAILTGATVVAFSFIGFDAITMYTEEAKDTSTVPRAILLTVMIGGLIFFVASYFTQALFPDVSRFNMLDDTLPEIGLYVGGQVFQLIFLAGAFGATFASGLASHASVSRLLYVMGRNGVLPKKTFGKLHPKFRTPVFTIVLTGAVSLFAVGPDLELIASVINFGALIAFTFVNLSVIVHFYIRQKRRTASGTFKYLIMPTLGALSTGLLWSHLHADAFIGGLVWIVIGVIYMLFITKFFRKELGSMDAIEDDSVVSEVFKKKELVVGSTIEGINLADEEIVKN; encoded by the coding sequence ATGGTGGAGAGAACCACACTGAAAAGATCTCTTGGGGTTTGGGCAATTGTCGCACTTGGACTTGGATATATGACACCGACAGTCGTCTTCGATACATTCGGGATTGTCTCAAAGCTGACGAATGGGGTTGTCCCGACCGCATATCTGGTGGCATTGGTCGTCATGGTATTGACGGCAATCAGTTATGGAAAGATGGTCAAAGCGTTTCCGCAGGCTGGTTCAGCCTACACATACGCCCGGGAAACGATGGGACCTCATTTAGGATTCCTTGTAGGATGGGCTTCGTTATTGGATTATTTACTGCTGCCTATGGTCAATGCTTTGATTATCAGAATTTATATGGAGTCATTATTTCCGAATGTGTCGGTTTGGATTTGGGTTATCTCTTACGTCGTGCTCGTTACGGCCATTAATATGTACAGTATGCAATCCACGTCAAGCGTGAACATGATACTCGTTGTTTTTACACTTGTGCTCATTGGGACATTCTTGATTCTTGCGACATTTCAATTTGCCAATGGGATGGGGGAAGGGACACTGCTCACAATCAATCCCTTGACTAATGGGAATATGGAACTGGCGGCTATCTTGACTGGGGCAACCGTCGTTGCGTTCTCATTCATCGGTTTTGACGCAATCACGATGTATACGGAAGAAGCGAAAGACACATCGACTGTGCCAAGAGCAATTTTATTGACTGTCATGATCGGCGGTTTGATTTTCTTCGTCGCATCTTATTTCACTCAAGCGCTATTCCCAGATGTGTCGAGGTTTAATATGTTGGATGATACATTGCCTGAAATCGGACTTTATGTAGGTGGTCAAGTATTTCAACTAATCTTCCTAGCAGGCGCATTTGGAGCGACGTTTGCTTCGGGATTAGCATCGCATGCAAGTGTATCGCGTTTGTTATACGTTATGGGTCGAAACGGGGTGCTTCCGAAAAAAACTTTCGGTAAGTTACATCCAAAGTTCAGAACACCAGTCTTTACAATCGTGTTGACGGGAGCCGTCTCACTATTTGCGGTAGGACCGGATTTGGAATTAATTGCTTCCGTCATTAACTTCGGTGCATTAATTGCATTCACGTTTGTGAACTTATCGGTCATTGTCCATTTCTATATTCGTCAAAAAAGAAGAACGGCAAGTGGTACATTCAAATACCTCATCATGCCGACACTAGGTGCTTTAAGTACAGGACTTCTTTGGTCACACTTACATGCTGATGCATTTATCGGCGGTCTCGTCTGGATTGTCATCGGGGTCATCTATATGCTATTTATCACGAAATTCTTTAGAAAAGAGCTGGGCAGTATGGATGCTATTGAAGATGATTCAGTTGTCTCGGAAGTCTTCAAGAAGAAAGAACTTGTTGTTGGGAGTACGATTGAAGGTATTAATTTAGCGGATGAAGAGATTGTTAAAAACTAG
- a CDS encoding APC family permease → MKENVRLSRSLSLTAVVVYGMAFMALTTVFSTYGIASQLSHGMVAGAYVLALIVMLFTAHSYGQMAKAYPVSGSAYTYAQKAINSHVGFLVGWAILMDYLFIPMVNFLLFGIFFSAAIPEIPSFVWILLLIVIVTFVNIKGVKLGANVNMIVIGLSLLFLAVFCVLSIKSILQGTGTGMLVNLEPFFRADESFKFIVAGAALLCFSFLGFDSVSTFSEEVKNPEKNIPRAIFLVTIIGGLCFITVSYIAHNIWPNYKGFTNADAAANEIILLVGGNALQAAFLAITALVVFGSASASQASAARVLYAMGRDGQLPKTFFGKLDEKTKTPVNNILLIGFLSLSALFLSLTFIASFINFGALLAFTAVNLSVIALYFIKRKERSFKGVIMYLIIPLIGASMTAWLLFNLDAYSKILGGIWFGIGMIYLFSMKKSFNKKALSLNLDEPV, encoded by the coding sequence TTATGGCTTTAACGACAGTATTTAGCACGTATGGAATCGCCTCGCAACTATCACACGGCATGGTTGCCGGGGCGTATGTCCTTGCATTAATTGTCATGTTGTTTACGGCTCATAGCTATGGGCAAATGGCTAAAGCATACCCGGTTTCTGGATCCGCCTACACGTATGCCCAAAAAGCGATAAACTCACATGTTGGCTTTTTAGTAGGGTGGGCGATTTTGATGGATTATCTCTTCATTCCAATGGTCAACTTTTTATTGTTCGGGATATTTTTCTCCGCGGCAATACCGGAGATTCCATCGTTTGTTTGGATACTTCTATTAATTGTCATCGTTACATTTGTGAACATCAAAGGTGTTAAGCTCGGAGCGAACGTCAACATGATTGTGATTGGTCTGTCATTGCTATTCCTTGCAGTATTCTGTGTGTTGTCGATTAAATCAATTTTACAAGGTACAGGAACGGGGATGTTGGTGAATCTCGAACCATTTTTTAGGGCAGATGAATCATTTAAATTTATTGTCGCGGGTGCCGCATTGTTATGCTTCTCTTTCTTGGGCTTCGATTCGGTATCCACTTTTTCAGAAGAAGTGAAAAATCCCGAAAAGAATATACCACGCGCTATTTTTCTAGTTACGATCATCGGGGGACTATGTTTCATCACCGTATCTTACATCGCACACAATATTTGGCCGAATTATAAAGGTTTTACAAATGCCGACGCGGCTGCTAATGAAATTATTTTATTGGTTGGTGGGAATGCCTTGCAAGCTGCATTTTTAGCGATAACAGCTTTGGTCGTTTTCGGTTCAGCTTCCGCTTCACAGGCAAGTGCTGCACGTGTTTTATATGCAATGGGACGGGATGGACAATTGCCTAAAACATTTTTTGGCAAACTGGATGAAAAGACAAAAACCCCAGTGAACAATATTTTACTCATCGGCTTCCTATCCTTATCCGCTTTGTTTTTAAGTTTAACGTTTATCGCATCTTTCATTAATTTTGGTGCACTGCTGGCCTTTACTGCAGTCAACCTTTCAGTAATTGCTTTGTACTTCATAAAAAGAAAAGAACGTTCGTTTAAAGGAGTCATCATGTATTTAATCATTCCTTTAATCGGGGCGTCTATGACAGCTTGGCTGCTTTTCAATCTAGATGCTTATTCCAAAATACTGGGTGGCATTTGGTTCGGAATCGGAATGATCTATTTATTTTCCATGAAGAAAAGTTTTAACAAGAAAGCTTTATCGTTAAATCTCGATGAACCTGTTTAA